Within the Bufo gargarizans isolate SCDJY-AF-19 unplaced genomic scaffold, ASM1485885v1 fragScaff_scaffold_35_pilon, whole genome shotgun sequence genome, the region GGTGCTGACCGCCCTCCCCCGTAGATCTGGTGCTGACCGCCCTCCCCCCAGTAGATCTGTGATGACCGCCCCTCCCCAGTAGATCTGGTGATGCCGCCCCTCCCCCGTAGATCTGGTGAGGACCGCCCCTCCCCCTGATCTGGtgatgaccgcccctcccccgtaGATCTGGTGATGACCCGCCCCTCCCCCGTAGATCTGGTGCTGACCGCCCCTCCCCGTAGATCTGtgctgaccgcccctcccccgtaGATCTGGTGCTGACCGCAGCCCCTCCCCCGTAGATCTGGTGCTGACCGCACCCTCCCCCGTAGATCTGGtgctgaccgcccctcccccgtagatctggtgctgaccgcccctcccccgtagatctggtgctgaccgcccctcccccgtagatctggtgctgaccgcccctcccccgtagatctggtgctgaccgcccctcccccgtagatctggtgctgaccgcccctcccccgtagatctggtgctgaccgcccctcccccgtagatctggtgctgaccgcccctcccccgtaGATCTGGTGCTGACGCCCCTCCCCCGTAGATCTGGTGCTGACCGCCCTCCCCCGTAGATCTGGcgctgaccgcccctcccccgtagatctggcgctgaccgcccctcccccgtagatctggctgctgaccgcccctcccccgtaGATTCTGGcgctgaccgcccctcccccgtagatctggcgctgaccgcccctcccccgtagatctggcgctgaccgcccctcccccgtaGATCTGGCGCTGACCGCCCCTCCCCGTAGATCTGGCGCTGACCGCCCCTCCCCGTAGATCTGGcgctgaccgcccctcccccgtagatctggcgctgaccgcccctcccccgtaGATCTGGCGCTGACCGCCCCCCCCGTAGATCTGGCGCTGACCGCCCCTCCCCGTAGATCGGcgctgaccgcccctcccccgtagatctggcgctgaccgcccctcccccgtaGATCTGGCGCTGACCGCCCTCCCCCGTAGATCTGGcgctgaccgcccctcccccgtaGATCTGGCGCTGACCGCCCTCCCCCGTAGATCTGGCGCTGACCGCCCCTCGCCGGTAGATCTGGcgctgaccgcccctcccccgtaGATCTGGCGATGTCCGCCCCTCCCCCGTAGATCCGGCGATGTCCGCCCCTCCCCCGTAGATCCGGCGATGTCCGCCCCTCCCCGTAGATCCGGCGATGTCCGCCCCTCCCCCGTAGATCCGGCGATGTCCGCCCCTCCCCTATATCAGGcgatgaccgcccctcccccgtaGATCCGGcgatgaccgcccctcccccgtaGATCCGGcgatgaccgcccctcccccgtaGATCCGGcgatgaccgcccctcccccgtaGATCCGGcgatgaccgcccctcccccgtagatctggtgatgaccgcccctcccccatgGAGCCGGTAGGGCTGACGTCCCATGCATTAGCCTCACATGAGAGGGTACGGGCCCCCGAGGGGCAGCAGGGGCCCCGGTTGGTAAATCTGTAGTGTTGTCAGTGCAGTCCCGTTCCCTGCGCTGATGATAACCCCCATCATCCTCTGATCAGCGTGTTGTCTCCTCCCCAGGCTGAGGATGCGCTGCCCGCTCTGCCACGCCCTGCTGGCCCTGACTCTGCTGTGTAACCTGCTGCTCCTGTACTACACCTGGCGCCTCCGCCCGGAGCCGCGCCCCCCGTCTTCTCTGTCCGCGGGCATCACTGTCATTGTGCGGGAGTTCCGCCCCTTTGAGCATGGCCTGGCGGAGTTACACCGCTCCTTCCTGCGCGCCCGCCCTGCACTCCAGATCCTGGTGGCTTCAGAGTTGGCTCCGTACCCGCCGGTCCCTGGCATTTCCCTGCTGAGGCTTCACCCATCCCCGGAGCTGCCCAGCGCTGCCGCCCGCCTGGAGTCCCATGTTCACACCCGCCTGGTGGCGCTGGTACCGGACGGGTGTGCCCTGGATCCTCCTGATCTACTGGAGCGGATGGCTCGTGGACTGCGCGACGCTGCGCCCGGAGTCAGACTAGTGGCGGCCGGAGCTGGCGCCGCCCTGCACTGCCTGCACCTGAACGTGTCTCAGAGGGAATGGACGGCACAGTACCGGGTGGCCGGTGGCAGAGAGTCCTGCGGAGCGGTGGCCGGAGCGGCAGTCATCCTCATGCGCTCCCGCGACTTGTTTGACTTGCCCTTTCCTCTCTCCCGCCCCCTGCTGGCGGCCATATTTATTCAGGCGGCTCTGCGTGGGTGGAGGGTGAAGGTGATGGATGACGTCATGTTTCCTCGCACTCCGTTCCCGGCCACAGACCACGGCCGCTGGAAGGCAGAGCAGGCGGAGCGGGCAGAGGAGGCAGCCACAATGCGGGCACTGGGCGTGAAGCTGCTGCGCGGACTGGATGGGGGGGAGCGCTGGTTTGGCTGCACCAAGGAGACGCCCCGCTGCTTTGGGACTGTGGTTGGAGAAACCCCGGATTACCTGTACGAGGGGCGCTGGACCCCCCCCTGCTGCCTCCGGGCCCTCAGGATCACAGCGCTCCACGTCATCAAGGTCCTGGAGGCAAACAACGTGCGGTACTGGCTGGAGGGGGGGAGCCTGCTGGGGGCCGCCCGCCATCGGGACATCATCCCCTGGGACTATGACGTGGACCTTGGCATCTACCTGGAGGACATCGCCCTGTGCCCAGAGCTGCGGGGGGCCCAGGAGGGCTCTCTGGTAGATGAGGAGGGCTTTGTGTGGGAGCGGGCCGTGGAGGGCGACTTCTTCAGGGTGCAGTACAGTCAGACCAACCACCTCCATGTGGACCTGTGGCCCTTCTACCCCCGGGATGGGCTGATGACCCGGGACTCCTGGACTGGTCACCCGCAGGACATTGAGTTCCCAGAGCGCTTCCTCCGGCCCCTGCAGACGCTGCCGTTCGCCGGGGCTTTAGTTCAAGCCCCAAATCGCCACGTGGAGCTGCTGAAGATGAAGTTTGGGGAGAGAGCCATAGAGGAACCCGAGTACCCCAACCCGGCCCTACTGAGGATGGGGGGGGCGGTGAGACCAGAGCGAGGCCTGAAGGGTGGGATGTGGGGCACTGGGAGGGGGCGCAGGACTATAGGGGGCAGATAATGGCTGAAATAAACCAAGGATGTTCACTGCATGGACTGTGTATATACCCAGGAGA harbors:
- the LOC122922439 gene encoding fukutin-related protein; this translates as MRCPLCHALLALTLLCNLLLLYYTWRLRPEPRPPSSLSAGITVIVREFRPFEHGLAELHRSFLRARPALQILVASELAPYPPVPGISLLRLHPSPELPSAAARLESHVHTRLVALVPDGCALDPPDLLERMARGLRDAAPGVRLVAAGAGAALHCLHLNVSQREWTAQYRVAGGRESCGAVAGAAVILMRSRDLFDLPFPLSRPLLAAIFIQAALRGWRVKVMDDVMFPRTPFPATDHGRWKAEQAERAEEAATMRALGVKLLRGLDGGERWFGCTKETPRCFGTVVGETPDYLYEGRWTPPCCLRALRITALHVIKVLEANNVRYWLEGGSLLGAARHRDIIPWDYDVDLGIYLEDIALCPELRGAQEGSLVDEEGFVWERAVEGDFFRVQYSQTNHLHVDLWPFYPRDGLMTRDSWTGHPQDIEFPERFLRPLQTLPFAGALVQAPNRHVELLKMKFGERAIEEPEYPNPALLRMGGAVRPERGLKGGMWGTGRGRRTIGGR